In the genome of Pseudomonas sp. LBUM920, one region contains:
- a CDS encoding glutamate decarboxylase — MALHKTVETQDQAIEDVYSSGSSQHTLPKYRLPNHSTTPSAAYNLVRDELLLDGNSRQNLATFCTTWVEPEVKQLMADALDKNMIDKDEYPQTAEIENRCVHIIADLWHAPKSWQTVGCSTTGSSEAAMLGGLALKWSWKKRREAAGLPTDKPNFVCGPVQICWKKFARYFDVEIREVPLRGDALGLLPADLREYCDENTIGVVATLGVTFTGIYEPVAALAAELDAMQRDLGLDIPIHVDAASGGFIAPFIQQTLQWDFVIERVKSINASGHKYGLAPLGVGWVIWRSTEDLPEELIFYVDYLGGNMATFALNFSRPGGEIIAQYYNFLRLGRDGYTRIQQACSDTAQWLAAQIGKFAPLELVYDGKDGLPAVCYKLKDGIDHGFSLYDLSERVRMRGWQIASYPLPSDRQNIVVQRILVRHGVSRDLVALLLDDLRKAIEYLQKNPVANSDAGPSFSHGAIADPVIPADTPNLA; from the coding sequence ATGGCACTTCACAAAACCGTAGAAACCCAAGACCAAGCCATCGAAGACGTGTATTCGAGCGGTTCGTCCCAGCACACCTTGCCCAAGTACCGTTTGCCGAACCACTCGACCACGCCGTCGGCAGCCTACAACCTGGTGCGCGATGAGCTGTTGCTCGACGGTAACTCGCGCCAGAACCTGGCGACCTTCTGCACCACGTGGGTCGAGCCCGAAGTGAAGCAGTTGATGGCCGACGCTCTCGACAAAAACATGATCGACAAGGACGAGTACCCGCAAACCGCCGAGATTGAAAACCGCTGCGTGCACATCATTGCCGACCTCTGGCACGCGCCCAAATCCTGGCAAACCGTGGGTTGTTCGACCACAGGGTCCAGCGAAGCGGCCATGCTTGGCGGCCTGGCCCTGAAGTGGAGCTGGAAAAAACGCCGCGAAGCCGCGGGCCTGCCGACTGACAAACCGAACTTCGTGTGCGGGCCGGTGCAGATCTGCTGGAAAAAATTCGCCCGCTATTTCGACGTGGAAATTCGTGAAGTGCCCTTGCGCGGTGACGCCTTGGGCCTGCTGCCGGCCGACCTGCGGGAATATTGCGACGAGAACACCATCGGCGTGGTCGCGACCTTGGGCGTGACTTTCACCGGTATCTACGAACCCGTGGCCGCGCTGGCCGCCGAGCTGGACGCGATGCAGCGCGACCTCGGCCTGGACATTCCGATACATGTTGATGCGGCCAGTGGCGGGTTTATCGCCCCGTTCATCCAGCAAACGCTGCAATGGGATTTTGTGATCGAACGGGTCAAGTCGATCAACGCCTCGGGCCACAAATACGGGTTGGCGCCGCTTGGCGTGGGCTGGGTGATTTGGCGCTCGACCGAAGATCTGCCGGAAGAATTGATCTTCTACGTGGACTATCTGGGCGGCAACATGGCGACCTTCGCGCTGAATTTCAGCCGGCCGGGCGGTGAGATCATTGCCCAGTACTACAACTTCCTGCGGCTGGGGCGCGACGGCTACACGCGTATTCAACAAGCCTGCTCCGACACGGCGCAGTGGCTGGCTGCGCAAATCGGCAAGTTTGCCCCGCTGGAATTGGTGTATGACGGCAAAGACGGGCTGCCGGCGGTCTGCTACAAGCTCAAGGACGGCATCGACCATGGCTTCAGCCTGTATGACCTGTCCGAGCGCGTGCGCATGCGCGGGTGGCAGATCGCGTCCTACCCACTGCCTTCAGACCGCCAGAATATCGTGGTGCAACGCATTCTGGTCCGCCATGGCGTGAGCCGCGACCTGGTGGCGCTGTTGCTAGATGATTTGCGCAAGGCTATCGAGTATCTGCAGAAAAACCCGGTGGCCAATTCCGACGCCGGGCCGAGTTTCAGCCACGGCGCAATCGCCGACCCCGTGATCCCGGCAGACACCCCTAACCTGGCCTGA
- a CDS encoding aspartate:alanine exchanger family transporter — translation MTAIFSFLHDNPYILLFLVVGLSVWVGRGTIKGYGLGAVAGAIVIGCAIATWASYYGVHFELDNFTKSLFYYLFMYGVGLRVGPSFINSLKGDGLKFTFLAILSSFLGLGIVVLGVKLLSLPVGAAGGILAGSQTMSAAIGSAEQALTSGVVPLPPGTTVAAATAMIALSYGITYIWGTVGIILICKYLPRWWGVDARKAAKAYEVEHGVPNVDDAGLSGYRPFDLRAYRLVNSEWVGQTIAQFRQQFALYQIENVERGDQLLGADPALVLQLGDIIALGGSLDALTDHMGLIGPEVPDARALNIPLDEAVILVTHRDAIGKQLKQFSQSSIAGQVQLVGIERGGAPIPLGLETRLQRLDVMHLIGLRTAIDKATALLGKAGRPSTATDLLTLSLGMVLGLLIGLIQVPAFGAAVGLGNAGGLLVSGIIVSSLVSRVRFFGNTPNAARNILEDMGLIFFVAIVGVNAGANLVSQISPIIALKIFVLGFVACTVPPFIVWAVGFHVFKINPAILMGGVAGARSHSGPAREAAKEIDSSVPWIGFPVAYAVSGILLTVFGYFAMVLAR, via the coding sequence GTGACTGCCATTTTCAGTTTTCTGCACGACAACCCCTATATCCTGCTGTTTCTGGTGGTCGGCCTGTCCGTCTGGGTCGGGCGCGGCACCATCAAGGGGTATGGCTTGGGGGCGGTGGCCGGGGCCATCGTCATCGGTTGCGCCATTGCGACCTGGGCGTCTTACTACGGCGTGCATTTCGAGCTCGATAACTTCACCAAAAGCCTGTTTTATTACCTGTTCATGTACGGCGTCGGGCTGCGCGTGGGGCCCTCGTTTATTAATAGCCTCAAGGGCGATGGGCTGAAATTCACCTTTCTGGCGATACTGTCGTCGTTCCTCGGCTTGGGCATCGTGGTGCTGGGTGTGAAGCTCTTGTCACTGCCGGTGGGCGCCGCTGGCGGTATTCTTGCCGGTTCACAAACCATGTCCGCGGCCATCGGCTCGGCGGAGCAAGCCCTCACCTCCGGCGTCGTCCCGCTGCCGCCGGGCACTACGGTTGCCGCCGCGACGGCCATGATCGCGTTGTCCTATGGCATCACCTACATCTGGGGCACGGTCGGCATCATCCTGATCTGCAAATACCTGCCGCGCTGGTGGGGGGTGGATGCACGCAAGGCGGCCAAGGCGTATGAAGTCGAACACGGCGTGCCCAATGTCGATGACGCCGGGCTCAGTGGCTATCGGCCTTTCGACTTGCGTGCGTACCGATTGGTGAACAGTGAATGGGTGGGGCAGACCATCGCGCAGTTCCGCCAGCAATTTGCGCTGTACCAGATTGAGAATGTCGAGCGCGGCGATCAGTTGCTTGGCGCCGATCCCGCACTGGTGCTGCAGCTGGGCGATATCATTGCCCTGGGGGGCAGCCTCGATGCGCTGACCGATCACATGGGCCTGATCGGGCCGGAAGTGCCGGACGCCCGGGCGCTCAACATCCCGCTGGACGAGGCGGTGATTCTGGTGACCCACCGTGATGCGATCGGCAAGCAGCTCAAGCAGTTCAGCCAGTCATCGATTGCCGGACAGGTGCAGCTGGTGGGCATCGAACGCGGCGGCGCGCCCATTCCCCTGGGGCTAGAAACACGCCTGCAACGCCTGGATGTGATGCACCTGATCGGCTTGCGTACCGCCATCGACAAAGCCACGGCGTTACTCGGCAAGGCAGGGCGGCCAAGTACCGCGACCGATTTGCTGACGCTGTCACTGGGCATGGTGTTGGGGTTGCTGATCGGTCTGATCCAAGTGCCGGCGTTCGGTGCAGCGGTGGGCCTGGGTAACGCGGGCGGCTTGCTGGTGTCGGGGATTATCGTCTCGTCACTGGTGTCACGCGTGCGCTTTTTTGGTAATACACCCAACGCCGCCCGCAACATTCTTGAAGACATGGGGCTGATTTTCTTTGTCGCCATCGTGGGAGTGAACGCTGGCGCCAACCTGGTTTCACAAATCAGCCCGATCATCGCGTTGAAGATCTTTGTACTCGGCTTTGTCGCCTGCACCGTTCCGCCGTTTATCGTCTGGGCGGTGGGGTTTCATGTGTTCAAGATCAACCCGGCAATCCTCATGGGCGGCGTGGCGGGCGCGCGCAGCCACTCCGGGCCGGCACGTGAGGCCGCCAAGGAAATCGACAGCAGCGTGCCCTGGATCGGTTTTCCTGTGGCGTATGCGGTGTCGGGCATTTTGCTCACGGTGTTTGGGTATTTTGCCATGGTGCTTGCGCGGTAG
- a CDS encoding efflux transporter outer membrane subunit, giving the protein MSVKVFLPSLLVLALSACAVGPDYKTEKLEAANITAAADTKSYDHAKYEGIWWQQFDDPTLDQLVTQSLNGNRDLRVAFARLRAARAIRDDAANDIMPVVTSRASSDVGKGQIPGQTTKRVNSERYDLGLDMAWEVDLFGRIRRNLEASDADQQVAEADLYQLQVTMIAELVDAYGQLRGAQLRERIALDNLKNQQESRTITVSLRDAGVGDQLDVERADARLAAVEASVPQLQAEQVRERNRIATLLGQRPDKLTVDLSPKDLPAIAKALPIGDPGQLLQRRPDILSAERKLAAATARIGVAKADLFPRVSLSGFLGFTAGRGSQIGSAAANAWSLGPSITWAAFDLGSVRARLRGANAEADGALATYEQQVLLALEESENAFSDYGKRQQRLVSLIRQSESSRAAADLAAIRYREGTVDFLVLLDAQRERLAAEDSQAQAEVDLYRGIVAIYKALGGGWQPSTTIASAK; this is encoded by the coding sequence ATGAGCGTGAAAGTATTCCTGCCGAGCTTGCTGGTATTGGCGCTGAGCGCTTGTGCCGTGGGTCCGGATTACAAAACCGAGAAACTGGAGGCGGCCAACATCACGGCCGCCGCCGACACCAAAAGTTATGACCACGCCAAGTACGAAGGCATCTGGTGGCAGCAGTTCGACGACCCGACCCTCGACCAACTGGTGACCCAGTCGTTGAACGGTAACCGCGACTTGCGCGTAGCCTTTGCCCGTCTGCGAGCGGCGCGTGCAATTCGCGATGACGCGGCCAACGACATCATGCCGGTGGTCACCAGCCGTGCCAGCAGCGACGTGGGCAAAGGCCAGATCCCGGGCCAGACCACCAAGCGCGTCAACAGCGAGCGCTACGACCTGGGCCTGGACATGGCCTGGGAAGTGGATTTATTCGGCCGCATCCGCCGCAACCTGGAAGCCAGCGATGCTGACCAACAGGTTGCCGAAGCCGACCTGTACCAACTGCAAGTCACCATGATTGCCGAGCTGGTGGACGCCTACGGTCAACTGCGCGGTGCGCAATTGCGTGAACGCATCGCCCTGGACAACCTGAAGAACCAGCAGGAATCGCGCACCATTACCGTCAGCCTGCGCGATGCCGGCGTCGGTGATCAGCTCGATGTGGAACGCGCCGACGCACGCCTGGCCGCGGTTGAAGCCAGCGTGCCGCAACTGCAGGCCGAGCAAGTGCGCGAGCGTAACCGCATCGCCACCCTCCTCGGCCAGCGCCCCGACAAGCTGACTGTGGACCTGAGCCCCAAAGACCTGCCGGCGATTGCCAAGGCGTTGCCCATTGGCGACCCGGGGCAGCTGCTGCAGCGTCGTCCGGACATCCTCAGTGCCGAACGCAAACTGGCGGCCGCCACCGCGCGTATCGGCGTGGCCAAGGCCGACCTGTTCCCACGGGTCAGCCTCAGCGGCTTCCTCGGCTTTACGGCCGGGCGCGGTTCGCAGATCGGGTCTGCCGCAGCGAATGCCTGGTCCCTCGGCCCAAGCATTACCTGGGCGGCGTTTGACCTGGGCAGCGTGCGTGCGCGGTTGCGCGGCGCGAACGCCGAGGCCGATGGCGCCCTGGCAACCTATGAGCAACAAGTGCTGCTGGCGTTGGAAGAATCGGAAAATGCTTTCAGTGATTACGGCAAACGCCAGCAGCGCCTGGTCTCGCTGATCCGTCAGAGTGAATCAAGTCGCGCGGCGGCCGACCTTGCGGCGATCCGCTACCGCGAAGGCACGGTGGATTTCCTGGTGCTGCTTGACGCGCAACGTGAGCGTCTGGCCGCTGAAGACTCCCAGGCCCAGGCCGAAGTGGACTTGTATCGCGGGATTGTCGCGATCTACAAGGCGCTGGGCGGTGGGTGGCAGCCGAGTACCACGATTGCCAGTGCCAAGTGA
- the mexE gene encoding multidrug efflux RND transporter periplasmic adaptor subunit MexE, whose protein sequence is MEQSLKHLRLPLAILAVVVMSACGKTPEQAAAMPPAKVSVAKVLEQPVNEWDEFTGRLEAPETVQIRPRVSGQIDQVAFTEGALVKKGDLLFQIDPRPFQAEVRRLEAQLAQTKAAATRSDNEAQRGDRLRQSNAISAELADSRTTAAQEARAAVAGIQAQLDLAKLNLSFTRVTAPISGRVSRAEITAGNLVTADVTALTSVVSTDKVYAYFDADERVYLKYTQLAREGRRGATTPVYLGLSNETGNPHLGQMNFVDNQVNPATGTIRGRAVFDNSKGEYTPGLYARLKLVGSGTYSAVLINDEAVGTDLGKKFVLVMDGDKPAYRSVELGPKIEGLRIVRSGLNKDDTIVVKGLQRIRPGSPVAPETIPMASKETLAALAQQRQALEASNLEQVAPDKAAPKVASVATPRG, encoded by the coding sequence ATGGAACAGTCACTCAAACATTTGCGCCTCCCCTTGGCGATTTTGGCCGTGGTGGTGATGAGCGCATGCGGCAAGACCCCGGAACAAGCGGCCGCCATGCCTCCTGCGAAAGTCAGTGTGGCCAAGGTACTCGAACAACCGGTCAACGAGTGGGACGAATTCACCGGTCGCCTGGAAGCTCCGGAAACCGTGCAGATCCGTCCGCGCGTGTCCGGCCAGATCGACCAGGTGGCCTTCACCGAAGGCGCCCTGGTGAAAAAGGGCGACTTGCTGTTCCAGATCGACCCGCGTCCGTTCCAGGCTGAAGTGCGCCGCCTCGAAGCCCAGCTTGCCCAAACCAAAGCCGCCGCCACCCGTAGCGATAACGAAGCGCAACGTGGCGACCGCCTGCGTCAGAGCAATGCGATCTCCGCCGAACTGGCCGACTCGCGCACCACCGCCGCCCAGGAAGCCCGCGCCGCAGTGGCCGGGATTCAGGCGCAGCTGGACCTGGCCAAGTTGAACCTGAGCTTTACCCGCGTGACCGCACCGATCAGCGGCCGTGTCAGCCGTGCCGAAATCACCGCCGGCAACCTGGTGACCGCCGACGTCACCGCGCTGACCAGCGTGGTCTCCACCGACAAGGTCTACGCCTACTTCGACGCCGATGAGCGCGTGTACCTCAAGTACACCCAGCTGGCGCGCGAAGGCCGTCGTGGTGCAACCACTCCGGTGTACCTGGGCCTGTCCAACGAAACCGGCAACCCGCACCTGGGCCAGATGAACTTCGTCGACAACCAGGTCAACCCGGCCACCGGCACCATCCGTGGTCGCGCCGTGTTCGATAACAGCAAGGGCGAATACACCCCGGGCCTGTATGCACGCTTGAAGCTGGTCGGCAGCGGCACTTACTCCGCCGTGCTGATCAACGATGAAGCCGTCGGCACTGACCTTGGCAAGAAGTTCGTGCTGGTGATGGACGGCGACAAGCCTGCGTATCGCTCGGTGGAACTGGGGCCGAAGATCGAAGGCCTGCGCATCGTGCGCAGCGGTTTGAACAAGGACGACACCATCGTCGTGAAGGGCCTGCAGCGCATTCGCCCGGGCTCGCCGGTTGCGCCGGAAACGATCCCGATGGCCAGCAAGGAAACCCTCGCCGCCTTGGCACAACAACGACAAGCGCTTGAAGCCAGCAACCTGGAGCAAGTGGCGCCGGATAAAGCCGCGCCAAAAGTTGCCAGCGTCGCGACTCCACGCGGTTAA
- a CDS encoding TolC family outer membrane protein has translation MRIPGLHLKHLTLLTCLGGLALACCPTCASAEDLYQLYQKALSHDMKFAAAQAQQLATAEKEPQSRANLLPDLSVTGGAAWVDAEDSNDYHRNRNNTNAYAVVLTQPLLRWQNVIAHDQSKLLISASEVQTEQARQDLMLRVARAYFEVLLNQELLNTRTQQLQTLQESQDRTRRLLADGAATANALEQVQAKYDQAFAEQIAARGALDIATETLTQLTAAQARPWSGKEPQFSAPVPAAIGEWASTAQQGNLAVQRAQITQRLAEMDIDKEQAGHLPTLDLIAAHGRFASVGGDVYYVTLPENRYNQTVVGVKLSVPLYGGGRTSSRVREAHALQSKALDEVEDARRNAGLMARQAYLQVTSGMSQYQALKQALKSSQVNLASVTHGFEAGSRINTDVLDAQQKVTDTQQRLAQQRYSILLAQLNLLASTGNLSEVRLREVSRLLD, from the coding sequence TTGCGTATTCCAGGGCTGCATCTAAAACACCTCACCCTGCTCACCTGCCTGGGCGGGCTTGCCCTCGCCTGCTGCCCGACCTGCGCGTCGGCAGAGGACTTGTACCAGCTGTATCAAAAAGCGCTGAGCCACGACATGAAGTTCGCCGCCGCCCAGGCCCAGCAACTGGCCACGGCGGAAAAAGAACCGCAAAGCCGCGCCAACCTGCTGCCGGACCTGTCCGTCACGGGCGGCGCCGCCTGGGTCGATGCCGAGGATTCCAACGATTACCACCGTAACCGCAACAACACCAATGCTTACGCGGTGGTGCTCACTCAGCCGCTGCTGCGCTGGCAGAACGTGATCGCCCACGACCAAAGCAAATTGCTGATCAGCGCCAGCGAAGTGCAGACCGAACAAGCGCGCCAGGACCTGATGCTGCGCGTGGCCCGCGCCTATTTTGAGGTGTTGCTCAACCAGGAGCTGTTGAACACCCGCACACAACAACTGCAAACCTTGCAGGAGAGCCAGGACCGCACACGGCGTTTACTGGCCGACGGCGCCGCTACCGCCAATGCGCTCGAACAGGTGCAGGCCAAGTACGACCAGGCCTTCGCCGAGCAGATTGCCGCACGCGGCGCGCTGGACATCGCCACCGAAACGCTGACCCAATTGACCGCCGCTCAGGCGCGGCCGTGGTCGGGCAAGGAGCCGCAATTCAGCGCCCCGGTGCCTGCGGCCATCGGCGAATGGGCAAGCACCGCGCAACAAGGCAACCTGGCCGTGCAGCGCGCGCAAATCACCCAGCGCCTGGCCGAAATGGACATCGACAAGGAACAGGCCGGCCACTTGCCGACCCTCGACCTGATCGCCGCCCACGGCCGCTTTGCCTCGGTGGGCGGCGATGTGTACTACGTCACGCTGCCGGAAAACCGCTATAACCAGACCGTGGTCGGGGTCAAGTTGAGCGTGCCGCTTTACGGCGGTGGCCGCACCAGCAGCCGCGTGCGCGAAGCCCATGCGCTGCAAAGCAAGGCCCTGGATGAGGTTGAAGACGCGCGCCGCAACGCCGGGTTGATGGCGCGCCAGGCGTACCTGCAAGTCACCAGCGGCATGAGCCAATACCAGGCGCTCAAGCAGGCGCTCAAGTCCAGCCAGGTTAACCTGGCGTCGGTCACGCACGGCTTTGAAGCCGGCTCACGCATCAACACCGACGTGCTGGATGCGCAGCAGAAAGTCACCGACACCCAGCAGCGTTTGGCCCAGCAGCGCTACAGCATCTTGCTGGCCCAATTGAACCTGCTGGCCTCCACCGGCAACCTGAGCGAGGTGCGTTTGCGCGAAGTCAGCCGCCTGCTGGACTGA
- a CDS encoding DHA2 family efflux MFS transporter permease subunit, which produces MRSPYLIAFTVTLVSMMELLDVTIVNVAIPSLMGTYGASVDEISWVSTGYVVANVVILPVSGWLSAWFGRRRYYLVSTAVFVLASVGCAFSAELWQLVAFRVLQGLAGGGLLGISQAIIYDVFPKEKVSSGMALYGVGVMMGPTLGPTVGGYLIDTLSWHWIFLINVPIGAVALLLCWLCIGDSANEQKPSSVDYSGFCLLALGVGSLQILLERGEHWDWLESNWTVACLLLSSFSLVGFFWWERRAANPIVNVALFQNREFLMGCICAFCVGFGLYSTLFMVPLFLQTLLAQSAYQSGLVIFPGAVASAISTLVIGKLSQENKIDERVFVTLGIVMYCYAMFLHTQFTLDSNPDTLYWPLVIRGLGLGMIFVPLTNLAMRRLPLTLISGASGVLNLMRQLGGSVGIAIAATLLTRFSWERYRLLSEHVTESSLIANGWGGVESNPLFLSLSLASHQQALALMPYLQAREQAQMLAFSMLFGTLGAVMAIGIPMVLMMRRSTLSR; this is translated from the coding sequence ATGAGGTCGCCGTACCTGATTGCGTTCACCGTGACGCTGGTGTCGATGATGGAGTTGCTGGACGTCACCATCGTCAACGTGGCGATTCCCAGCCTGATGGGCACCTATGGGGCGTCGGTCGATGAAATCTCGTGGGTCTCCACCGGCTACGTGGTGGCCAACGTGGTGATTCTGCCGGTCAGCGGCTGGCTGTCTGCCTGGTTCGGGCGGCGCCGGTATTACCTGGTCTCCACGGCCGTGTTTGTGCTGGCGTCGGTAGGCTGCGCGTTCTCCGCTGAGCTGTGGCAACTGGTGGCATTTCGGGTGCTGCAGGGGTTGGCGGGCGGCGGCTTGCTGGGGATTTCCCAGGCGATCATCTACGACGTGTTCCCCAAGGAAAAGGTCAGCAGCGGCATGGCGCTGTACGGCGTTGGCGTAATGATGGGGCCGACCCTTGGGCCGACAGTCGGTGGCTATCTGATCGACACCTTGTCATGGCACTGGATCTTCCTGATCAACGTGCCCATCGGCGCCGTGGCCCTGTTGCTGTGCTGGCTGTGCATCGGCGATTCGGCCAACGAGCAAAAACCCAGCAGTGTTGACTACAGCGGTTTCTGCCTGTTGGCGCTGGGGGTCGGCAGTTTGCAGATCCTGCTCGAGCGCGGCGAGCATTGGGACTGGCTGGAGTCCAACTGGACCGTGGCCTGCCTGTTGCTCAGCAGCTTTAGCCTGGTGGGTTTTTTCTGGTGGGAACGGCGCGCGGCCAACCCGATCGTCAACGTCGCGCTGTTTCAGAACCGCGAGTTCCTGATGGGCTGCATCTGCGCATTTTGCGTGGGCTTCGGGCTGTACAGCACCTTGTTCATGGTGCCGCTGTTTTTGCAGACGTTGCTGGCGCAAAGCGCGTACCAGAGCGGGCTGGTGATTTTCCCCGGGGCGGTGGCCAGCGCCATCAGTACCTTGGTGATCGGCAAGCTGTCCCAGGAAAACAAGATCGACGAACGCGTGTTCGTGACCTTGGGCATCGTCATGTACTGCTACGCGATGTTCCTGCACACCCAGTTCACCCTCGACAGCAACCCGGACACGCTGTACTGGCCGCTGGTGATCCGCGGGCTGGGCCTGGGCATGATCTTCGTGCCGCTGACCAACCTGGCCATGCGCCGCCTGCCGTTGACGTTGATCTCCGGCGCCTCGGGCGTATTGAACCTGATGCGCCAACTGGGCGGCAGCGTCGGCATCGCCATCGCTGCAACGCTGCTCACACGGTTTTCGTGGGAGCGCTATCGCTTGCTCTCCGAGCACGTGACCGAGTCCAGCCTGATCGCCAATGGCTGGGGCGGCGTGGAATCCAACCCGCTGTTCCTCTCGCTCAGCCTTGCCAGCCATCAACAAGCCCTGGCCTTGATGCCCTACCTGCAAGCGCGTGAACAAGCGCAAATGCTGGCCTTCAGCATGCTGTTCGGCACCTTGGGCGCCGTTATGGCCATCGGCATTCCCATGGTGCTGATGATGCGCAGAAGCACCCTCAGCCGATAA
- a CDS encoding HlyD family secretion protein: MTKGKLIKMTLCVAVVGGLLLLGWQRWQYSSAYVSTDNAELDGVIIPVRAKLSGVVMSVPVMDNVTVESGDLLFQIRDSEYQYQVQQREAQWQALLAAAGRSGSPGALDSQILGAVAMRQAAQAALAQSSANLEQARNDYQRARRLGAQGVLSTQDLELAKARFDALSHAQEAARSNAQAAAQSTLANKAELKVQDYRIAAAQAELEQARIKLHDARQTAPVRSIVSKKEVEPGQFVVAGQKLLSLIATDPLWITANFKETQVGRVRVGQHAKVTVDAFPGHAFDGVVESLAPATGAKFSLLPQENATGNFTKVVQRVQVRIALKDVPDDYKAVLSPGMSAFVEVATPHNASQTL; this comes from the coding sequence ATGACCAAAGGCAAGCTTATAAAAATGACACTGTGCGTCGCCGTGGTGGGTGGGTTGCTGCTGCTCGGCTGGCAGCGCTGGCAGTATTCCAGCGCCTACGTGAGCACCGACAACGCCGAACTCGACGGCGTGATCATCCCGGTGCGGGCCAAGCTCTCGGGTGTGGTGATGAGCGTGCCGGTGATGGATAACGTCACCGTGGAAAGCGGCGACCTGCTGTTTCAGATACGCGACAGCGAATATCAATACCAGGTGCAGCAGCGCGAAGCACAGTGGCAAGCCTTGCTCGCCGCCGCCGGACGCAGCGGCAGCCCGGGTGCGCTGGACAGTCAGATTCTCGGCGCAGTCGCCATGCGCCAGGCCGCACAAGCGGCGCTGGCGCAGTCCAGTGCCAACCTGGAGCAGGCGCGCAACGACTACCAACGTGCCCGGCGCCTGGGCGCCCAGGGTGTGCTCAGCACTCAGGACCTGGAGCTGGCCAAGGCGCGTTTCGACGCGTTGAGCCATGCCCAGGAAGCGGCCCGCAGCAATGCCCAGGCCGCCGCGCAAAGCACGCTGGCCAACAAGGCCGAACTCAAGGTGCAGGACTATCGGATCGCGGCGGCGCAAGCCGAACTCGAGCAAGCCCGCATCAAATTGCATGACGCCCGCCAGACTGCGCCGGTGCGCAGTATTGTCTCGAAAAAAGAGGTTGAACCCGGCCAGTTCGTGGTCGCCGGCCAGAAGCTCTTGAGCCTGATTGCCACCGACCCGCTGTGGATCACTGCCAACTTCAAGGAAACCCAGGTTGGCCGCGTGCGCGTCGGCCAACACGCCAAGGTCACGGTGGATGCGTTTCCCGGACACGCCTTCGACGGCGTAGTCGAAAGCCTGGCACCGGCGACCGGGGCGAAGTTCTCGCTGCTGCCCCAGGAAAACGCCACGGGCAACTTCACCAAGGTGGTGCAGCGCGTCCAGGTGCGGATCGCGCTCAAAGACGTGCCGGATGACTACAAGGCCGTGTTGAGCCCCGGCATGAGCGCCTTCGTCGAAGTCGCCACGCCACACAACGCCAGCCAAACGCTATGA
- a CDS encoding DUF3050 domain-containing protein — MPFDIDSHIETERKQLFSHPLFATIRTVEDVRTLMEFHVFAVWDFMTLLKRIQRDLTCVELPWVPPVHITAARLINEIVVGEETDEHPDGGFISHLDLYLTAMDEIGADSSVFRRFLAAIQAKVPLAKALNDRDIPLAAKVFMCQTLDVAQHGSTEAVLAYFFFGREDIIPDMFGRLLSQWSVRETDVPMLTYYLKRHIEMDGDDHGPAAKRIIAEIVTTPAQHQHMIESAKTAINSRIDLWDGVHHFLQEKAQHAADRPVRQVEHSV; from the coding sequence ATGCCTTTTGATATCGACAGCCACATCGAAACCGAACGCAAGCAGTTATTCAGCCACCCGCTGTTCGCCACTATCCGCACGGTTGAAGACGTGCGCACGCTGATGGAATTCCACGTGTTCGCCGTGTGGGATTTCATGACCTTGCTCAAGCGCATCCAGCGCGATCTGACCTGCGTCGAGTTGCCGTGGGTGCCGCCGGTGCACATCACCGCCGCGCGCTTGATCAATGAAATCGTGGTGGGCGAAGAAACCGACGAACACCCGGACGGCGGCTTTATCAGCCACCTGGACCTGTACCTCACGGCAATGGATGAAATCGGCGCCGACAGTTCGGTGTTCCGGCGCTTCCTCGCTGCCATCCAGGCCAAGGTGCCGCTGGCCAAGGCCCTCAACGACCGCGACATTCCACTGGCCGCCAAAGTGTTCATGTGCCAGACCCTCGATGTGGCGCAGCACGGCTCGACCGAAGCGGTGCTGGCGTACTTCTTCTTTGGCCGTGAAGACATCATCCCCGACATGTTCGGCCGGCTGCTGTCGCAATGGTCGGTGCGTGAAACCGATGTGCCGATGCTCACGTATTACCTCAAGCGCCACATCGAAATGGACGGCGACGATCACGGCCCGGCGGCCAAGCGCATCATCGCCGAAATCGTCACCACGCCCGCGCAACACCAACACATGATCGAAAGCGCCAAGACCGCGATCAACTCGCGCATCGACCTGTGGGATGGCGTGCATCACTTCCTCCAGGAAAAAGCGCAACACGCCGCTGACCGCCCTGTGCGTCAGGTTGAACACAGCGTCTGA